GAAAACGGCGACCACCCAGCCCGCCAAGGCAAAGTAGTCGCCGTCCTGAAGAATGAACCGCCCGCCAAGGCGGCTCCCCTGAAGCGTCACACAGATGGAGATCAAAGTGACACAGCATGCAAATAGCACGGTAAACGTGAAAGTTCCAGTCCAGCCGGTCCGTAAGGTGCCGCACGAGGCCGATACCCTGTCTTTCATGCATCGCAAGATGCCGGCCGGCAGCGGAATATGCTACTGGAACATCGAGTCCAGCGGCCATTTCGGCAAGGACTGCGACAAGGGCCACGAATTGGCCCGCGAGTATCTCGACTATATCGGGCGCCACCCGACCAACGGCGCTACCACGCTGCTCGGATGCATCGTCAACGACATGGTGCGCCTCAGGCAGGAAGAGCGCTTGCCGTCCCGCAACCACTTGACCGGGGTAGAAATCGGCTTCCTTGGCGAGGTCAATCGCTACGCAATGGCCACGATGGTCGCCATGGTCAAGACGAAGGGCAACCCGGAAGGTGGTGTGGCATGACCCGCCCCGCTCATCCCCTTGGCTTCAAGACTGAGAAGCTGACGCTGGCACAGCTGATCGCGCTCGATGACGCATTGCAGACCGCCTCAAATGTCCTGTCCGGCTTGCAGGAGCAACCACGCTTTGGGAACGTGGCGGGCGAAATCCTGGATGATTTCAGGACCAACATCGGTTTTGAGCAAGAGACGATCCGAGACATCGCTTCAAAGCTGCCCGTGGTCAGCACGAACGATCGGGACATTAAGTTTGCGCTATTGGCCCGCATGTGGGTCGACCAAAGCGAAAGCCCCTCGACTACGATACGGGAGCTGGCGAGGATTATGGCTGATGTCGAGTGGAAAGGCGGTGCCAAATGAAGGCCCCGACCGACAATCTCGACGATCTGCAGAGCGACATTGCGCACCTGTCGGAAGTCATGGACATCATCGTCGAGACTTTGCTCGACACCCCCCGGTTCGATGGGTCGAACAAGTTGCTTGATCGCTCCATCGCCCTATCGTGGATCGCGCGTGACATGGCTGACATGCTGAGAACCGAGGCTGACCTTTGCCACCAGCGCGTCCTTCAAGAAGCGCGTGCTCGCAAGCGCGGAGGATCGTTGCAGTGAATGTCGCGACCGAAGGCGACGACGCGCCGCTTACCTTAAAGGAGGCATGTCAGGTCTTCTTCCGTGGCCGGATCACACCGGCCACGTTGCGGGCTGAGTCTAGGCGTGGCAGGCTATCAATCATGCGGGTAGGGCGGGCTGACTTCGTGACGCCCCAGGCGATGAGGGAGATGATGACGAAATGCCAAGACCAGCCAAAGGCGCCCGGCTCTACCTCGACCCGCAGCGCCGGGAATGGATCATCCGAGATGTCGGGGAGGTCTTCGAACGCACAGGCTGCAGCGAACCAGATCGCGCAGGAGCTGAAAAAAGGCTCGGCGAATACATCGCGGAAAAATTCAAACCAGTCTCTCGCGAAAGTCATCTCGCTCGCCTCTCGGTCGCCGAAGTCCTGACCGCCTACGGGCGCGAGTATGCGCCGCACAAGAAATCCGCCGAGCGGAGCGGGTACGCCATCGCGGCCTTACTGCCGTTTTGGGGATCGAGGACGCTGGCCGACGTGCGCGGCGAGACGTGTCGAGCCTACGCCAAAGCGCGAGGCGCGACCGTCCAGGCTGGCACGATCAGGCGAGAGCTTGCTGCACTGTCGAAGGCCATCAACCATTGGCATAAGGAACATGGGCCGCTGGCGTCCGTGCCGGAAGTGACCATGCCCGACATCTCGCCGCCGCGCGACCGCTGGCTGACCCGCACCGAGGCTGCGATGCACCTGGCCGGCGCGCTCGGCTTCTATCGGGAGATGTGGTGCGACGTGTCCACCAGGCGCGAACATTATCGGTGGCGCCGTAATCGCTTTGCCGTCAATCGCCATCTCGCCCGCTTCATTTTGTTGGGGCTCTACACAGGATCTCGGCGCGCGGCGATTTGCAACGTCCAATGGATGCCGAATACGACCGGCGGCTGGATCGACACGCAACGTGGCGTCATGCATCGGCGAGGGGAGGGAGTAGCCGAGACGAACAAGCGCCAGCCGCCGGTTCGGCTTGGCCGCCGCATCAGCGCTCATCTAGCAAGATGGAAAAAGATCGACGACGCGGCAAGAGACGCAGCTTCACAGGAAGCTGGCGAGCCAGTGTCAACCCATCTGCATGTCGTCAGCTATATGGGCAGGGGCGTAGCATCAGTGCGCACCGCTTGGGAAATGGCGATCGACAACGCCTGGCTTGATCCCGCCGCCACCGGTCAGCCTCCGATCACGCCGCACGTTCTGCGCCATACGCGCGCAACCTGGATGATGTTCGCTGGCATCGACATCTGGGAAGCGGCCGGCGCGCTCGGGATGTCGGCGAAAACGCTCGACAAAGTCTATGGCCATCACCACGTCGACTTCCAGAAGAACGCCGCCGAGGTCTAACCTACGTGAAGAACCCCGCCGAAGCGGGGTTCTAAAACTTTACGCAGCGATCAACTCGTATGGGTGAGCGTCATTGCTCACCTTTTGAATGTTGATCGGCTGTGCCTCGGTCGTCGGGACACTGCGACGGGACAATTCATCGATCCCAGCATTCACAGGCAGCTCGAGCTTCTCAATCGCAAGCCGACGCACTAAGGCCTCGATTGAGCTGTCGATTTCTACCTCATTACGCTCCCAACGCCCGATGGATTGCTTGTCACGATGCACAAGCGTCGCCAATTCAGCTTGGGTCAGCCCCATTTCCGATCGGAGGAAACGCAGCTCGTCACCGCTCATTCCCTTGGCATGATCAACGATGCCTGTGGCGATCACATGATGCAGTTCGTTAATGGCGGGAATCGTGATGATCTCGTCGCCGTCATCATCCACTTCAACAGCGATTCCGCTGATGTAGACGTTGAGCAGCCCGCTCTCCGTGTAGTGGTGTGCGTCATTCATCATCTTGAACTCCAATTATCGAGCCGGCAATCCGCTCGAACTCATCGATCCACATGACCGATATAACTTTTATGAGGCTCCCGGTCTTCGCGGGGATTAAAACAACCCCAATCGACCGGCTTCCACCGTTTGGCGTCTTGCATTCGATCCTATAACGAAAATGTCCCGCTCTCGTTGCAGGGATCGGAGCTTGATAGACATTGCCATATTTGAGGGCATGCAGCACATCCGACACGATCAAGCCACGTTCAGAAAGCCGGTCTCGCGCATGAAGCTTGTACGAAAGGTTCAGCTTCGGGTTTTTGGCGATAGCCCTAATTTCGATCGTCGCACGGCCAGCATCCCAAGGTTGCGTACTCGTCACAATGCCTCCCTAGAGAGGCCTTTCCGACCACTCGATGTATCATGGTGATACCTACTTAATTACTAAGCGTCAATCTGCAAGGGTCGCGTTTTTTAGTCCTGGAGCTAAACCACATGATGGGCCGACGCGCAGAGCGAACATTTGCCAAGGCCCAGTAAACGGGCACGCAGCCGTCATGGTAATTTCTGTGCCGTTTCTGTGCCAAGCGGCAGGCAGACGCAGCTAAGTTATTGAAAGGATGGTGGGCGTGACAGGGATTGAACCTGTGACCCCTGCAATGTCAATGCAGTGCTCTCCCGCTGAGCTACACGCCCATCCGAAGCCGCGCATACACCATTTTTGGTCCAGCGCGTCAATAGCCGGAAAAGGGAAAGAAAGGCTCGTTTTGTCGCGCCGCCGACGAAGCGGCGAGATCACACTGTGCGCGCTTCAGGCGGCCTGCAGCATTTTTTCGACCTCGTTGACGAGATCGCGCAGGTGGAAGGGCTTGGACAGCACCTTGGCGTCTTTCGGCGCCTTGGAATCGGGGTTGAGCGCGACGGCCGCGAAACCGGTGATGAACATCACCTTGAGGTCGGGATCGATCTCGGTGGCGCGGCGGGCGAGTTCGATGCCGTCCATCTCCGGCATGACGATATCGGTCAGCAGCAGGGAGAAAGGTTCTTCGCGCAGCCGCTCGTAGGCGCTGGCGCCATTGTCGAAATCGCTGACGTGGTAGCCGGCCCGCTCCAGTGCCTTGACCAGGAACCGGCGCATGTCGTCGTCGTCTTCCGCCAGCAGAATGCGTGCCATCTTGTCCCGTCCGAATCACCCCAGCCAAGCCTGCCGTCCGGCAAGCCCGTTAACCATCCTGTATATGAGGAGCTGACGGTAAACATCAAGTGAACGTTGGCGGCATTAATCCTGATTTGACGCGGTTCCTGACATGCCGAAATGCTGGACATGCGGCCGATGAGGTGGCAGTTTCCCATCATGATGCATTGCTGTTTCCGGGTTCGTTCAAATTGACGACGGCAGCCGAAGATTTTTCGGTCGTTCCACCCTTCGAAATCCGATCGGGCGCCGAGCAGCGCGTTCCCTTCGTCTTCAACTCACCGCATAGCGGCCGCTATTATCCAGACCGCTTCCTGGCCATGGCGCGGCTCGACCGGAACGCCATCCGCCGCTCCGAGGATTGCTATGTCGACGAGCTGTTCGGCAGCGCGGTGGTGCTGGGCGCGCCGATGCTGGCGGCGAATTTTCCGCGCGCTTACCTCGACGTCAACCGCGAACCCTGGGAACTCGACCCGCGCATGTTCGCCGAGCCGGTGCCGTCCTTCTGCAACATCCGCTCGGCGCGTGTCGCCGGCGGGCTCGGCACCGTGCCCAAGCTGGTGGGCGAGGGGCTCGACATCTATTCCGGCCGTCTGCCGCTGGCGGAGGCCGTCCAGCGCATAGAGGCGGTCTACAAACCCTATCACGAGACGCTGAAGCGGCTATTGACCAGAACCCATGCCAGGTTCGGCTATGCCGTGCTGATCGACTGCCATTCGATGCCGGCGAGCATCAGGGTGGGCGACAGCGGCCTGCGGCCGGATTTCATCGTCGGCGACCGTTTCGGCATCTCGGCCACGGCGGCCCTGACCGAGACGGCGATCGGCCTGCTCATCGGCATGGGCTACACCGTCGCCCACAACAAACCCTATGCAGGCGGTTTCATCACCGAGCATTACGGCCGGCCGGCGCGCCATCTGCATGCGCTGCAGATCGAGGTCAATCGCGGCCTCTACATGAATGAGCGGACGTTCCAGAAATCGGCCGGCTTCGATGCGCTGGCCGACGATATGGCGCGCTTTTCGGCCGACCTGATGGCGATGCCCGACCACCACTTCATCGACCTGCCGCTGGCCGCCGAATGACGCCGGAGCGGCGGCTGTTCATGCAATCCCGCGCTGGCCATCCCGCAGCGTAAAAAAAGACCGCATCGTTTGCACGACACGGTCGAAGTCTAGGGAGGAAACGCCCAAGGAGGGCATGGACAGGAAAACCTGTCCGAGAACAAATTTATTGTGCGATGCACAAATGTCAATCGATCCCACGCTTTTTTAATTCACTCTGATGTGGAAATGCGTTTCGATGGTCCCGATGTGTGACATTTCGGCAACGCTGATGTCTCTGATAAATCGATAAACCGGCTTGTTTTGGCGGGAAAGTGCCGGCAGACCGGGTTGGCACTCTGTAATGCGGGAGAATCACGTGGACATCAGCATCGATTTCATGCGCCGGATCGCGCAAGCGGCGGCGGCTGAAACCTTGCCGCGTTTCCGCGTACAGGGCGCGGTGGCCAACAAGGAAAAAGGCAGTTTCGACCCGGTCACCGAGGCCGACCGCGAGGCCGAGCGCGCCATCCGGGCGCTGATCTCGGCTGAGTATCCCGATCACGGTATCCTCGGCGAAGAACATGGCAGCGAAAACATCTCCTCAAGGCATGTCTGGGTGATCGATCCGATCGATGGCACCCGCGCCTTCATCTCAGGCTTGCCGGTGTGGGGAACGCTGGTCGGATTGACGGTCGACGATGACGCCGTCGCCGGCATGATGGCGCAGCCCTTCACCGGCGAGCTGTTCTACGCCAACGCTTCCGGCTCCCACTACGAAGGCCCCGGCGGGCCGCGGAAGCTGTCGACCCGCAAGAGGACGAAGCTTGACGAGGCGACCTTGTTCACCACCACGCCGGCGCTTTTCAAGGGCGAGGCGCGCACCCGCTACGACGCGTTCGAGAAACAGATCCAGCTCGCCCGCTACGGCGCCGATTGCTACGCCTTTGCCATGATTGCCTCGGGCAGCGTCGACATCGTCGCCGATCCCGGATTGAAACCCTACGACATCGTGGCGCTGATCCCGATCATCGAAAAGGCCGGCGGCGTCGTCACCACATTCGAGGGCGGTCCGGCGGAAAAGGGCGGCGACATCCTGGCCGCCGCAACGCCGGAGCTTCACGCGGCTGCAATGGCAGCCCTGCGGGGCTGATAGTCGACCCGATCAGCGCGGCTTGATCGAGCGCTGGAATTCCGCCGGCGTTCGCCCGTAGACCTGCCTGAACGCTGAGCTGAAATGGCTGTGGCTGGAGAAGCCGAGGTCCAGGCCGAGCGTGGTCAGATTGTCGTAGCAGCCAAGCAGGTCGAGCGCGCGCGCCAGCCGCAGGCGCAGATGGTAGCGATAGAGCGGCATCGCCTCGACCTGCTGGAAAACCTGCGTGAGATAAACCGGTGATACCCCGACTTCAGCGGCGATCTCGGCCAGCGTCCAGCGCCGCGAAAGATCCGAGGACAGGACGAGCTTGGCGCGATCGACCAGCTTCTGCCGGCCAGCGCTGGCGCCGGCGGCATGCGAGGTGCGCTCGCCGAGGGAGCGCCGCACCAGCGTCAGCGCCAGGGTTTCGGCCTCCAGCGTTTCGGCAATGTTGCGGCTCAGGCTGTGGCGCAGCACCGCCACCAGCGCCTGAGCCCGCGGGTCGATGCGGCGGCGCTGACGACGAAACGCCACGGCGCTGCCCGAGCGCAACTGCTCCTTCGGCGTCAACTCCTGCAGTTGCGCCTCCTCGACAACGAGATCGAGGCAGGAATCGCCACCCTCGACGGGATGGCTGATCCGGTAGCCTTCGGCGTTGTTGAAGAACAACAACTGGTTGGCTTCGGCGACCGCATCGTTGCGGCCGACATGGCGCACGAAGACGCCGCGGTAGGGAAACACAAGATGCGTGGCAGCGGTGCACTCTTCTTCGCTCTTGTGCCGGCATTCGCCGCTGCAGAGGACATCCCTCACCCTGACGGTGCCGGTGTCCAGAAGCGTCTGTACCGTGAACTGCGACATGGTGAGCTGAGACATGGCCGTTGCATTCTACCCTTGCGCCGAAAGCTGCTCCGGCACATTAGGCGATTGGCTTGTCCAAACCTGTCAGGAGACTTCACCTGTCAGGCCCTTCGTGCGGCCATGGCTCAGTCCCACAAACGGCGCATGTATTCGCAGTGAGCGTCGCTGCGCGACAGGCCGATGTCCTTGAGCTGTTCGTCGGTCATTTCGAGCAAGGCAAGGCGGCTTCGGCGCCTTTCCAGTTGACGGCCGATCCAGTTGGCCGCCGCGATGCCTTGTGTCCGCAAGGACCGCCGGAACGTCGCGGTTTGAGTTGTCGGCTGATGTGCGAGGCATTGCGCTGCATGATCGGGGCGCATCGCTCAGGCTTCCCCGTTGCCGGCCACTGATGCGCCGGCTTCGTTCAGCGCAATCGCGCATTCCTCACAGCAGACCTCGACGGTCTTGCCGCCGACCTTGACGCGGATCGGATTGGCGTCCAGCTGGCAATCGCAGGCAGCGCAGGTTTTCTCGGTCATGACGTCATCTCCTTGGCGTTCGGTTCGACACGGAGAGATGAGCATTCCGGGGCGGCACCGGCTGTCAGAATCTTTAGCTCTTTGGGTGCTGCCGGCGCTGCTCCTGACAGAAGGCTGTCAGCAGGCGCAAGCTCAAGGCGCCGTAACATGCAGCGCCGGCGGCATCAGGCTGTGGGGTCGTCGTTGCCGGGTATGAAGGCGTCGAAGGCGGCGAGCAACTGCTCGCGATAGACATCGGCCTCCTGCAGGATCTCGTGTTTCGAGCCATCGATCATCAGCAGCGAGCCGAGGCGCAGACGCCTGGCGTAGGCTTCCACGGCCTTGGTCGAGACGACCTGATCGGCGCCGGCGGCGATCATCAGCAGCGGCACCTGGATCCTGGCCATGAAGTCGGGCTCGCTGATGGCTTCGCCTGCCTTGATTGCCGCCTGCAGCCAGCGGATCGTCGGCCCGCCGAGCGCCAGTTGCGGATAGTGCTCGTAGATTTTCGTGTTGCGCTGATAGCGCCCGGGGTCCGATGTCACCTTGTTGAGGGCGAAGGGCAGGGTTTCCCTGGGACGCGGACCCCAGGCGGCGTAGAGCCGACCGAGGCCGAGAAAGCACAATACCGAGCAGACGCGGCGCGCCGTTTTTGCCGACACGGGCGAGTCGGGCACCGTCAGGAAAGGCGCAATCAGCACCATTCGACGCACCCGGTTGACCATCGACGGCGCCGCGAGCAGCGCGATCACGGCGCCCATCGAATGGGCGAGGATGTAATACGGGCCGCGGCAGTCGGGCAGCACGATGTCCTCGAAGAACTGTTCGAGGTCGCCGGTGTAATCGTAGAAGGAGCGGACATAGCCGCGTTGCGGGTCGGCGATCAGCCGGTCGGAATCGCCCTGGCCGCGCCAGTCGAGCGTGGCGACGCCGAGGCCGCGGTCGGTCAGGTTGCGGATGGTTTCGAAATACTTCTCGATGCACTCGTTGCGGCCGGGCAGCAGCACGACGGTGCCTTTCAGCGGCCGAGTGACCGCGGCAAACAGGCCGTAGCGGATCTTCTTGCCGTCGCGCGTGGTGAAAAAGCCGCCGGCGACATTTTGCGGCGGCGGATTGCCTGGCGTGGGATGGAAGAGATCCGTCATTAGGCGCTTGCGTCTTCGTGGTGTCTCACCCGGCAGGGCGTCGGCATGGTGATAGACGCCAATGGATGAAAAGCAAAGGGAGGACGCCAAGGGGGCGGACGAACGACAAGCAAGGCCGGAAGCAGCCTGCGGCGGCGTGCTTCCGGCCTCTGTCGATCCGGGAGGAAGGGACGTTACACCCGGTCGGCCTCGTCGCGGCGCTTTCATCCGGCGCCGCCTGGTTCTTTATCCTGGGGGCACTCTAGCGCCGGCCGGCTGAACGGGCGCCGAAGCAGCGGTTCATCTGCCGTTCATCGACGCCTCGATTGGCGCTCTTCAAAGATCCTTGAAATGAGCTTTTGCGCTCCCCAAATGTCGGATGCAGCCGCCGATGTCGGGGCTGCTGGTCCACCCGAAACGCCTTTCCAGGGTTTCGCACCGGCCACACGCAAACATGTTGCTCAACAGGAGAACACCTCATGCGTCACGTTGATTTTTCCCCGCTCTATCGCTCGACCGTCGGCTTCGACCGCCTGTTCACCATGCTCGACTCGCTGGCCCAGCCCGATGGCGCGCAGACCTATCCGCCCTACAACATCGAGCGCACCGGCGAGGACGCCTATCGCATCTCGATGGCGGTTGCCGGCTTCTCGGACGAAGAGATTTCGATCGAAGCCCACCGCAACGTGCTGACCGTCAAGGGTGAGCGCAAGGAAGAGGGCAATGGCGAAGGCTCCGAGCTGCTCTACCGCGGCATTGCCTCGCGTTCGTTCGAGCGCCGCTTCCAGCTTGCCGACCATGTCGAGGTCGTCGGCGCCACCCTGAAGAACGGCCTGCTTTTCGTCGACCTTAAGCGCAACATCCCCGAGGAGCTGAAGCCGCGCAAGATCGCGATTACCGCCTCTTCGGCCAACGCCAAGCAGATCGAGGCCAAGAACGCCGCGTGATCAAGACGGCGGCGTCACAACGCCCAAGGTTGAAAGCGTCTCCTCCCGAGACGAAAGCGGCGCCGCGAGGCGCCGCTTTTTTTCGCCGCAGCCTCTGTCACCCCAACCGAAGAGTTCTGGCTCTTTTGCGGCGGGCGCCGTCTTCCCATGAAGGGCGATGTCTGATCTTTCGGCTGATTTTTCCCTGGCCCTAACGGCAACCATTGCGGTGACCTTCCTGCTGGCCGGCATCGTCAAGGGCGTTACCGGTATGGGACTGCCGACGTTGGCGATGGGGCTGCTGGGCACAATCATGCCGCCGGTCGCCGCGGCTTCGCTGCTGATCGTGCCGTCCTTCGTCACCAATATCTGGCAGCTGTTTGCCGGCCCGAGCTTCGGATGGATCCTCAGGCGGCTGTGGCTGATGATGGTCGGCATCGTCGCCGGCACGCTGGCCGGCTCATGGCTGCTGGCCAGCGACAATGTCAAATGGACGACGGCCGGCCTCGGGGCGGCGCTGATCGTCTATGCCGTCTATACGCTGCTGGCGCGGCAGTTGACGGTTCCCGCGTCAGCCGAGCGCTGGTCGTCGCCCATCGTCGGTTTCCTTACCGGCATCGTCACCGGCGGCACCGGCGTGTTCGTCGTGCCCGCTGTACCTTACATTCAGGCGCTGGGCTTGAGCCGTGACGATCTGATCCAGGCGCTCGGCCTGTCCTTCACCGTGTCGACGATCGCGCTCGCTGCCGGCCTTGCCTCGCACGGCGCGTTCCAGGTCGGGCATGTCGCCATGTCGTCGCTGGCGGTTGCGCCGGCCTTGCTCGGCATGTGGCTCGGACAGTTGCTCCGGCAGCGGATCAGCCCGGCGACCTTCCGGCGCTGGTTTCTTGTTTTCCTGATCTTGCTTGGCCTCGAGCTTTTGGCGCGGCCTTTCCTTGCTTAGCGACCGGTGCCGGTTGCGAGAACGGCCTCGATGTTTTGCCGGTGGACGGGCTCGTACAGCGCGAAGTACTCGACCGCGCCCGTGGCGAATATGTCGGCGCCGAAGGTTTTCAGATCCTGCTTCGCAAGATCAGGCTCACGCCGGCAGCGAAGCAGTTTTTGAACGTAGGCTTGCGTGGCGGCGATGAGGCCTTTGTCGTAGCCGCCTCGCTCAATCGCTTCGAGCGAGCCGTGATTGGGCAAGATGCGGTCTATCGGCCACCCGCTCATGCGTTCGAGATCGACCAGATGTTGCGCCAGCCGATCCGCCTCGCTGACATAGGTGATCGGATCCTCGAGCGTGTCGCCCGCCAGGAGCAGGCCGGTTTCGGGCATGAACAGCACCGTGCCGTCATGGCTGTGGATTTCGACCTGACGCAGTTCGACGGCGATCGATCCAACGGCGAGGTCAAGACTGCCTGCGAAGGTCCTGTTCGGCAGCACGAGAGGCTTGATCGGTGGAACACTGCTTTCGATCTCAGCCCGGTTGTTCGCGAGCGCCGAGGCGGTGAGCGTGTTGGCGATAATCTCGCAATCCTGAAACACCTCATTGCCGGCAATATGATCGTCATGCCAGTGGCTGAGCACGACCCGGATCGATGTTGCGCCCATGTCTTCGAGCGTCTGCCTGATGAAGCGCGCGTGAGGCAGCGAAATATGCGTGTCGTAGACAAGCGCCTGCGAACCATCGACGATCGCATAGGTGCAGATGCCGAGGGCATAGGCGCCGTCGTCCAGCCAGTTCGGCTCGTCCGACCAGGCGCGAACGCCGTCAACGCGGCCATCGTAGAAGCCGAGCACGTTTGGCGCCGGGCGAACCAGCCGCATGGTTGAGCCGAGAGGTGGCTTTGTCATTGGCGCGGTCTCGCGGGTTCAGGCGATCATCTGGCCGAAGCGATCGACCTCATCTGAAGTCGTGGCAAAGCTGGTGACGAAGCGATAGAGCAACTCGTCCTCGCCGACATGGCCGTCGAAGCCGTGCGGCCTGTGCCAGTCGTAAAAGGCTGCGCCGACGGATTGCAGCCTTTCGGCTTCCGCCTTTTTCATCACCGCGAACACCTCGTTGGCCTGCGGCAACCAGGCGAGCTTCGCCGTTGCCGAATCCTCGATCGCAGCCGCCAGGCGCGCGGCCATGGCATTGGCATGACGGGCCGTGTCCAGCCACAGGCCGTCCGTGAAGTAGGCGTCGAACTGCGCTGCGATGAAGCGCGACTTGGAGAACAGCTGTGCGGCGCGCTTGCGCAGGAAGGACAACTCCTTGGCGCGGTCTAGATCGAACAGCACCACCGCTTCGGCGCACCAGCAGCCGTTCTTGGTGCCGCCGAACGAGACGATGTCGACGCCGCGCTTCCAGGTCATTTCGGCCGGCGTCGTCTCAAGCGCGACCAATGCGTTGGCAAAACGGGCGCCGTCCATATGCAGCGGCAGGGAAAAGCGTTTGGCGATCTCCGAAATGGTGGAAATGTCGTCGAGCCCGTACACTGTGCCGACTTCGGTCGATTGGGTGATCGAGACGGCCGTCGGGCGTCCCCAATGGACGATTTCGGGTGCGAAACGGGCGACGGCGCGTTCAAGGTTGTGCGGATCGATCTTGCCCAGGGCGCCGTCGACAGCATGGAGACGCGAGCCGCC
This region of Mesorhizobium sp. C432A genomic DNA includes:
- a CDS encoding low specificity L-threonine aldolase: MFFASDNWAGVHSNIAAGLSANAGGFSTAYGDGDLDRAVYQRFSEIFEREVAVFFVATGTAANSLSLAAYNKPGGISFAHRESHIIEDECGAPEYFSGGSRLHAVDGALGKIDPHNLERAVARFAPEIVHWGRPTAVSITQSTEVGTVYGLDDISTISEIAKRFSLPLHMDGARFANALVALETTPAEMTWKRGVDIVSFGGTKNGCWCAEAVVLFDLDRAKELSFLRKRAAQLFSKSRFIAAQFDAYFTDGLWLDTARHANAMAARLAAAIEDSATAKLAWLPQANEVFAVMKKAEAERLQSVGAAFYDWHRPHGFDGHVGEDELLYRFVTSFATTSDEVDRFGQMIA